The following are encoded together in the Pectinophora gossypiella chromosome 14, ilPecGoss1.1, whole genome shotgun sequence genome:
- the LOC126372348 gene encoding DNA-directed RNA polymerase III subunit RPC8 isoform X1, whose amino-acid sequence MFVLAEMKDVIRVTPEHFHQSLTESITTLLNRKLANKVVLNVGLCIALFDITHIGHSYILPGDGSSHTEVQFRYIVFRPVVEEILIGKIRSCSREGVHVTLGFFDDILIPVNALQHPSRFDETDQAWVWEYPKEDGEKHDLFMDSGESIRFRVTSEAFEESLPSGPPGTECAVQTVAPYKLVGGINEPGLGLLSWWEAPEQPDDGDDNEEMENDE is encoded by the exons atgtttgtattAGCAGAAATGAAAGATGTTATACGAGTTACTCCGGAGCATTTTCATCAAAGCTTAACGGAATCTATTACTACTTTGCTGAATAGGAAATTAGCAAACAAG GTAGTACTTAATGTTGGATTATGTATAGCACTGTTTGATATTACACATATTGGCCACTCATATATATTGCCTGGTGACGGCTCGTCCCACACAGAAGTTCAGTTCCGCTACATAGTCTTTAGACCTGTTGTGGAGGAAATTTTGATAGGAAAAATTAGAAGCTGTAGCCGAGAAGGGGTACATG TTACATTGGGATTTTTTGATGATATTTTAATTCCTGTAAATGCGCTTCAACACCCTTCAAGGTTTGATGAAACAGACCAAGCTTGGGTTTGGGAGTATCCTAAAGAAGATGGAGAGAAACATGACTTATTCATGGATtcag GGGAATCAATAAGGTTTCGTGTAACAAGTGAAGCCTTTGAAGAAAGTCTGCCTTCTGGCCCTCCAGGAACTGAATGTGCAGTACAGACCGTAGCACCCTACAAACTTGTAGGAGGAATCAATGAGCCTGGATTAGGGCTCCTGTCATGGTGGGAAGCACCCGAACAGCcagatgatggtgatgataatGAAGAAATGGAAAATGATGaataa
- the LOC126372348 gene encoding DNA-directed RNA polymerase III subunit RPC8 isoform X2, producing MKDVIRVTPEHFHQSLTESITTLLNRKLANKVVLNVGLCIALFDITHIGHSYILPGDGSSHTEVQFRYIVFRPVVEEILIGKIRSCSREGVHVTLGFFDDILIPVNALQHPSRFDETDQAWVWEYPKEDGEKHDLFMDSGESIRFRVTSEAFEESLPSGPPGTECAVQTVAPYKLVGGINEPGLGLLSWWEAPEQPDDGDDNEEMENDE from the exons ATGAAAGATGTTATACGAGTTACTCCGGAGCATTTTCATCAAAGCTTAACGGAATCTATTACTACTTTGCTGAATAGGAAATTAGCAAACAAG GTAGTACTTAATGTTGGATTATGTATAGCACTGTTTGATATTACACATATTGGCCACTCATATATATTGCCTGGTGACGGCTCGTCCCACACAGAAGTTCAGTTCCGCTACATAGTCTTTAGACCTGTTGTGGAGGAAATTTTGATAGGAAAAATTAGAAGCTGTAGCCGAGAAGGGGTACATG TTACATTGGGATTTTTTGATGATATTTTAATTCCTGTAAATGCGCTTCAACACCCTTCAAGGTTTGATGAAACAGACCAAGCTTGGGTTTGGGAGTATCCTAAAGAAGATGGAGAGAAACATGACTTATTCATGGATtcag GGGAATCAATAAGGTTTCGTGTAACAAGTGAAGCCTTTGAAGAAAGTCTGCCTTCTGGCCCTCCAGGAACTGAATGTGCAGTACAGACCGTAGCACCCTACAAACTTGTAGGAGGAATCAATGAGCCTGGATTAGGGCTCCTGTCATGGTGGGAAGCACCCGAACAGCcagatgatggtgatgataatGAAGAAATGGAAAATGATGaataa
- the LOC126372630 gene encoding ecto-NOX disulfide-thiol exchanger 2 isoform X1 — MSGNRRDRSRSPTRVGNVGRRREKINETRMGSGGLGGGGTMASGIMSGGISGNGNGGSVSDIHNNMMNPQMMMTNMYPGNMMMAGGMYPNMMMPNTMMGGGIMPSTGIDMMPSSGMEMIPQPSMDISSMSGQPMQPSGNPSMDLGIMGGMMMDPSMMGNMAMYPNSGGDMPIVQEKKEIILKHCKLTPPNPGMALPPRRSKPPGCRTIFVGGLPDNIRENIVREIFENYGRIHILRLSTKNFCHIRFDREGCVDAAMQISGYNIKLISKESESEEETKANSGWLHVDYALSRDDQNEYERRQRQAMRAQEQQLHQMGAQQQALVSRNMYSGRHRSPSPMRLQPFSNAAIVQLAEKIKSEENFLESLPTLISWLERGECSKKNSNQFYSMIQATNSHIRRLYNEKVQAEDELSECKERIKNTIALVIEQLEQVAKVFAAATHQRVWDHFTKPQRKNIETWQKMSQEFNALKEEFVERFSEENEYNGYNPSRGNEFGNNEEVHKLKLENDSLKFQLEAYKNEVDVIKADAHKELEKFKAQYIARQALQGNFDKNPPLPSPLKKPPPPPPLPDDMDNKINLKETVEVGCGEAKLIGIMSAFLQVHPQGASLDYVVSYVRAMFPNVSQANVHHVLQKHDDVFKRTTSGVGANIEHRWSFIAFQNTEI; from the exons ATGTCTG GTAACAGAAGAGACAGGTCTAGGTCTCCTACGAGAGTAGGTAATGTGGGTCGAAGAAGAGAGAAGATTAATGAAACCCGAATGGGCAGTGGTGGATTGGGTGGCGGCGGAACAATGGCCAGCGGCATAATGAGCGGTGGCATTAGTGGTAACGGTAATGGTGGCAGTGTTTCGGACATACATAACAATATGATGAACCCACAAATGATGATGACAAATATGTATCCAG gAAATATGATGATGGCTGGTGGAATGTATCCAAATATGATGATGCCAAATACAATGATGGGTGGAGGAATTATGCCTTCTACTGGCATAGATATGATGCCTAGTAGTGGCATGGAGATGATACCACAGCCATCTATGGACATATCATCAATGAGTGGACAACCCATGCAGCCAAGTGGTAATCCCTCAATGGATTTGGGCATAATGGGGGGCATGATGATGGACCCATCTATGATGGGTAATATGGCAATGTATCCTAATTCTGGTGGGGACATGCCTATTgttcaagaaaaaaaagaaatcatctTAAAACACTGCAAACTGACTCCTCCAAATCCAGGCATGGCACTACCTCCACGTAGATCAAAGCCACCTGGCTGCCGCACTATTTTTGTTGGTGGATTACCAGATAACATCAGAGAAAATATTGTAAGAgagatttttgaaaattatggaAGGATCCATATTTTGAGATTGTCCACAAAGAACTTTTGCCATATTCGATTTGATAGAGAGGGATGTGTGGATGCTGCTATGCAGATATCtggttataatattaaattgatCAGCAAGGAGTCTGAAAGTGAAGAAGAGACTAAAGCAAATTCTGGATGGTTGCATGTAGATTATGCATtg agCAGAGACGATCAAAATGAGTATGAGCGGCGTCAAAGACAAGCTATGCGGGCCCAAGAACAGCAGTTGCATCAAATGGGCGCACAGCAGCAGGCTTTAGTTAGCCGTAATATGTACTCAGGCAGGCATCGATCACCTTCACCTATGCGTTTGCAACCATTTTCAAATGCTGCTATAGTTCAACTTGCAGAAAAAATCAAAAGTGAAGAAAATTTTTTGGAATCTCTACca ACTTTGATCTCTTGGCTGGAACGTGGAGAATGTTCAAAGAAGAATTCAAATCAGTTTTATTCAATGATTCAAGCTACAAACTCGCACATCCGGAGGCTGTATAATGAAAAAGTACAAGCTGAAGATGAATTGTCAGAGTGCAAAGAGAGGATCAAAAACACCATTGCACTCGTAATTGAGCAAC TCGAACAGGTGGCGAAAGTGTTTGCAGCAGCTACCCATCAACGCGTATGGGACCACTTTACAAAACCTCAGCGAAAGAATATTGAAACCTGGCAGAAAATGAGTCAG GAGTTTAATGCCTTAAAAGAAGAGTTCGTGGAAAGGTTCAGTGAGGAAAATGAATATAATGGTTACAATCCTAGCCGTGGCAATGAGTTTGGAAACAATGAGGAAGTTCATAAGTTAAAG cTTGAGAATGACAGTCTGAAGTTCCAATTAGAAGCTTACAAAAATGAAGTCGATGTTATCAAAGCGGACGCACATAAAGAGTTGGAGAAATTCAAGGCACAATACATCGCGCGGCAAGCTTTACAAGGAAACTTCGACAAAAAT CCGCCCTTGCCATCTCCGTTAAAGAAACCGCCGCCTCCGCCCCCGCTGCCTGATGATATGGACAACAAGATCAATTTGAAAGAAACTGTGGAGGTCGGTTGCGGCGAGGCCAAACTTATTGGTATTATGTCCGCTTTTCTACAG
- the LOC126372630 gene encoding ecto-NOX disulfide-thiol exchanger 2 isoform X2 codes for MGSGGLGGGGTMASGIMSGGISGNGNGGSVSDIHNNMMNPQMMMTNMYPGNMMMAGGMYPNMMMPNTMMGGGIMPSTGIDMMPSSGMEMIPQPSMDISSMSGQPMQPSGNPSMDLGIMGGMMMDPSMMGNMAMYPNSGGDMPIVQEKKEIILKHCKLTPPNPGMALPPRRSKPPGCRTIFVGGLPDNIRENIVREIFENYGRIHILRLSTKNFCHIRFDREGCVDAAMQISGYNIKLISKESESEEETKANSGWLHVDYALSRDDQNEYERRQRQAMRAQEQQLHQMGAQQQALVSRNMYSGRHRSPSPMRLQPFSNAAIVQLAEKIKSEENFLESLPTLISWLERGECSKKNSNQFYSMIQATNSHIRRLYNEKVQAEDELSECKERIKNTIALVIEQLEQVAKVFAAATHQRVWDHFTKPQRKNIETWQKMSQEFNALKEEFVERFSEENEYNGYNPSRGNEFGNNEEVHKLKLENDSLKFQLEAYKNEVDVIKADAHKELEKFKAQYIARQALQGNFDKNPPLPSPLKKPPPPPPLPDDMDNKINLKETVEVGCGEAKLIGIMSAFLQVHPQGASLDYVVSYVRAMFPNVSQANVHHVLQKHDDVFKRTTSGVGANIEHRWSFIAFQNTEI; via the exons ATGGGCAGTGGTGGATTGGGTGGCGGCGGAACAATGGCCAGCGGCATAATGAGCGGTGGCATTAGTGGTAACGGTAATGGTGGCAGTGTTTCGGACATACATAACAATATGATGAACCCACAAATGATGATGACAAATATGTATCCAG gAAATATGATGATGGCTGGTGGAATGTATCCAAATATGATGATGCCAAATACAATGATGGGTGGAGGAATTATGCCTTCTACTGGCATAGATATGATGCCTAGTAGTGGCATGGAGATGATACCACAGCCATCTATGGACATATCATCAATGAGTGGACAACCCATGCAGCCAAGTGGTAATCCCTCAATGGATTTGGGCATAATGGGGGGCATGATGATGGACCCATCTATGATGGGTAATATGGCAATGTATCCTAATTCTGGTGGGGACATGCCTATTgttcaagaaaaaaaagaaatcatctTAAAACACTGCAAACTGACTCCTCCAAATCCAGGCATGGCACTACCTCCACGTAGATCAAAGCCACCTGGCTGCCGCACTATTTTTGTTGGTGGATTACCAGATAACATCAGAGAAAATATTGTAAGAgagatttttgaaaattatggaAGGATCCATATTTTGAGATTGTCCACAAAGAACTTTTGCCATATTCGATTTGATAGAGAGGGATGTGTGGATGCTGCTATGCAGATATCtggttataatattaaattgatCAGCAAGGAGTCTGAAAGTGAAGAAGAGACTAAAGCAAATTCTGGATGGTTGCATGTAGATTATGCATtg agCAGAGACGATCAAAATGAGTATGAGCGGCGTCAAAGACAAGCTATGCGGGCCCAAGAACAGCAGTTGCATCAAATGGGCGCACAGCAGCAGGCTTTAGTTAGCCGTAATATGTACTCAGGCAGGCATCGATCACCTTCACCTATGCGTTTGCAACCATTTTCAAATGCTGCTATAGTTCAACTTGCAGAAAAAATCAAAAGTGAAGAAAATTTTTTGGAATCTCTACca ACTTTGATCTCTTGGCTGGAACGTGGAGAATGTTCAAAGAAGAATTCAAATCAGTTTTATTCAATGATTCAAGCTACAAACTCGCACATCCGGAGGCTGTATAATGAAAAAGTACAAGCTGAAGATGAATTGTCAGAGTGCAAAGAGAGGATCAAAAACACCATTGCACTCGTAATTGAGCAAC TCGAACAGGTGGCGAAAGTGTTTGCAGCAGCTACCCATCAACGCGTATGGGACCACTTTACAAAACCTCAGCGAAAGAATATTGAAACCTGGCAGAAAATGAGTCAG GAGTTTAATGCCTTAAAAGAAGAGTTCGTGGAAAGGTTCAGTGAGGAAAATGAATATAATGGTTACAATCCTAGCCGTGGCAATGAGTTTGGAAACAATGAGGAAGTTCATAAGTTAAAG cTTGAGAATGACAGTCTGAAGTTCCAATTAGAAGCTTACAAAAATGAAGTCGATGTTATCAAAGCGGACGCACATAAAGAGTTGGAGAAATTCAAGGCACAATACATCGCGCGGCAAGCTTTACAAGGAAACTTCGACAAAAAT CCGCCCTTGCCATCTCCGTTAAAGAAACCGCCGCCTCCGCCCCCGCTGCCTGATGATATGGACAACAAGATCAATTTGAAAGAAACTGTGGAGGTCGGTTGCGGCGAGGCCAAACTTATTGGTATTATGTCCGCTTTTCTACAG